A window from Streptomyces sp. NBC_00335 encodes these proteins:
- a CDS encoding FMN-dependent NADH-azoreductase, translated as MATLLHLDSSLKSAAAGSASRAVTAAFRKAWEEQHPDGTVVYRDLAADPVPHLDGLAWSAAFTDPSAHSPEQAASFAERLELVAELERADAVLIGAPMYNFSIPSTLKAWLDQVIVMGRNAGPDSPLKGLPVTVVASRGGSYAPGTPREGMEFVQNYLDGVLTEMFGAEVDFIVPELTLAASVPAMAGLIPLAEASYAQALADAESKGKSASARVGSAA; from the coding sequence ATGGCCACCCTTCTGCACCTCGACTCGTCCCTGAAGTCCGCCGCCGCAGGTTCCGCCTCGCGCGCGGTGACCGCCGCCTTCCGCAAGGCCTGGGAGGAGCAGCACCCCGACGGCACGGTCGTCTACCGCGACCTGGCGGCCGACCCCGTCCCGCACCTCGACGGCCTCGCCTGGTCCGCCGCCTTCACCGACCCCTCCGCCCACAGCCCCGAGCAGGCCGCGTCCTTCGCCGAGCGGCTGGAGCTGGTCGCCGAGCTGGAGCGGGCGGACGCCGTGCTGATCGGCGCCCCGATGTACAACTTCTCGATCCCCTCCACCCTCAAGGCGTGGCTGGACCAGGTCATCGTGATGGGCCGCAACGCGGGTCCGGACTCCCCCCTCAAGGGCCTGCCGGTCACCGTCGTCGCCAGCCGCGGCGGCTCGTACGCGCCGGGCACCCCGCGCGAGGGCATGGAGTTCGTGCAGAACTACCTGGACGGGGTCCTGACCGAGATGTTCGGCGCCGAGGTCGACTTCATCGTCCCCGAGCTGACCCTGGCCGCGTCCGTCCCGGCGATGGCCGGGCTCATCCCCCTCGCGGAGGCCTCGTACGCGCAGGCGCTCGCGGACGCGGAGTCGAAGGGCAAGTCGGCCTCGGCGCGGGTCGGTTCGGCCGCCTGA
- a CDS encoding PPOX class F420-dependent oxidoreductase — protein sequence MTLVLNDTVRKLLDAPHPAVLATLNPDGSPQSSVVWLTRDGDDVLISTERGRRKERNIVGDPRVGLTVFDLANSSLYAEIRGTATVTEDIGRAVAVRVAEEYEGPGAGEEYANLPAENVRVVIRLSPAKVLGSAAR from the coding sequence ATGACCCTTGTACTGAACGACACCGTGCGAAAGCTCCTCGACGCCCCCCACCCCGCGGTGCTCGCCACCCTCAACCCGGACGGCAGCCCGCAGAGTTCGGTGGTGTGGCTGACCCGCGACGGTGACGACGTCCTGATCTCCACCGAGCGCGGCCGCCGCAAGGAACGCAACATCGTGGGGGACCCCCGCGTCGGCCTCACCGTCTTCGACCTGGCCAACTCCTCGCTCTACGCGGAGATCCGCGGCACCGCCACCGTCACCGAGGACATCGGCCGGGCCGTCGCCGTCCGCGTCGCCGAGGAGTACGAGGGCCCGGGCGCGGGCGAGGAGTACGCGAACCTCCCGGCCGAGAACGTCCGGGTCGTCATACGCCTCAGCCCCGCCAAGGTGCTCGGCAGCGCGGCGCGCTGA
- a CDS encoding LysR family transcriptional regulator: protein MLDVRRMQVLRAVVTSGSVTAAAAHLGYTPSAVSQQVAALERQAGIPLLERVGRGVRPTAAGRLLADHAAVISRNVAEAETALADLRAGRTGRLAVRYFATAGAALVAPALAGLRREHPDVRVDLRMTDPEDPLLEVEQGRADLALVIAPRTRPREDVELIHLLDDAYDAVLPAGHRLASEETIALVELSDEQWVGSEPAGPCLEPVLEACAAAGFSPDFVVQSEDYPTAQGFVAAGLGIGLMPRMGLGLGPGPGAGAGAGTGAVARHPGVVVRPVRDPRPTRAVYAAVRKVSMGRPAVRALLEALRQGSAPAQDPSA, encoded by the coding sequence ATGCTCGATGTGCGAAGGATGCAGGTCCTGAGGGCGGTCGTCACCAGCGGATCGGTGACGGCCGCGGCGGCCCACCTGGGGTACACGCCCTCCGCGGTCAGCCAGCAGGTGGCGGCCCTGGAGCGGCAGGCCGGCATCCCCCTGCTCGAACGCGTCGGGCGGGGCGTCCGGCCGACGGCGGCGGGCCGGCTGCTCGCCGACCACGCCGCCGTCATCAGCCGCAACGTCGCCGAGGCGGAGACCGCCCTGGCCGACCTCAGGGCCGGCCGCACCGGGCGGCTCGCCGTCCGCTACTTCGCCACGGCGGGCGCGGCCCTGGTGGCCCCCGCCCTCGCCGGACTGCGCCGCGAACACCCGGACGTGCGGGTCGACTTGCGGATGACCGACCCCGAGGACCCGCTGCTGGAGGTGGAGCAGGGCCGCGCGGACCTCGCCCTGGTCATCGCGCCCCGGACGCGGCCGCGCGAGGACGTGGAGCTGATCCACCTGCTCGACGACGCGTACGACGCGGTGCTCCCGGCCGGGCACCGGCTCGCGTCCGAGGAGACGATCGCCCTCGTGGAGCTCTCGGACGAGCAGTGGGTCGGCAGCGAGCCGGCCGGCCCCTGCCTGGAGCCGGTCCTCGAAGCCTGCGCGGCGGCGGGCTTCAGCCCCGACTTCGTGGTGCAGAGCGAGGACTACCCGACGGCGCAGGGGTTCGTCGCGGCCGGGCTCGGCATCGGCCTGATGCCGCGCATGGGGCTGGGCCTCGGCCCGGGTCCCGGGGCCGGGGCCGGGGCGGGAACGGGCGCCGTGGCCCGCCATCCGGGGGTCGTCGTACGCCCGGTCCGCGATCCGCGCCCGACCAGGGCCGTCTACGCCGCGGTCCGCAAGGTCTCCATGGGCCGGCCGGCCGTACGCGCCCTGCTCGAAGCGCTCCGGCAGGGCTCGGCGCCCGCACAGGACCCCTCGGCCTGA
- a CDS encoding winged helix-turn-helix transcriptional regulator, producing the protein MADKGKHQDAGACSRVSEGITQVFGLLGKRWTGVIVASLMDGPVHFADLRRSISGISERMLSDRLVELGAAGLVLREVDEGPPLRVAYRLTERGSALKPALTELGQWAEKCLIKDGDAG; encoded by the coding sequence ATGGCGGACAAGGGGAAACACCAGGACGCGGGCGCCTGCAGCCGGGTGAGCGAGGGCATCACCCAGGTCTTCGGGCTGCTCGGAAAGCGCTGGACCGGCGTGATCGTGGCCTCGCTGATGGACGGCCCGGTGCACTTCGCCGACCTGCGCAGGTCCATCTCCGGCATCAGCGAGCGCATGCTCTCCGACCGCCTGGTCGAGCTCGGAGCGGCCGGCCTCGTCCTGCGCGAGGTGGACGAGGGACCGCCCCTGCGGGTCGCCTACCGGCTGACGGAGCGGGGCTCCGCGCTGAAGCCCGCGCTCACGGAGCTGGGCCAGTGGGCCGAGAAGTGCCTGATCAAGGACGGGGACGCCGGCTGA